One stretch of Salvia splendens isolate huo1 unplaced genomic scaffold, SspV2 ctg755, whole genome shotgun sequence DNA includes these proteins:
- the LOC121791246 gene encoding respiratory burst oxidase homolog protein C-like, translating to MEMEELLKMKSGSLSAKANKLSVNKKEEDIYAKVIMEELDPNKLGYIMIQDLEKLLQPEDLDADYSRNLSKLPSEIRRPPTKIEVLIKRFYRGAAYFLDANWRRVWVLALWIGVMAALFAYKYVQYKNKAAFEVMGHCVCMAKGAAETLKLNMALVLLPMCRNTITWLRNRTSLGAVLPFDDNINFHMIVATAIGIGVGIHGISHLACDFPRLMHASPEEYKKMAPYFGDDQPKSYWHYVRGHEGVTGIVMVVLMAIAFTLASPFFRRNKVHLPKPLDKLAGFNAFWYSHHMFIIVYTLLILHGINLYMTHEWYNKTTWMYVAIPITIYVGERLIRAFRSSVKPVKTLRVAFYPGKVLALHMKPHKETFRYKSGQYIFVNCSAVSPFEWHPFSITSAPREDYLSVHIRDAGDWTKKIQEVFSSKVPRPPLTEKSGHQSTKFIDVENNHNIPKILINGPYGAPTQDYKKYEIVVLIGLGIGATPMISVVKDIATNIKAMEDEENAIEEGSRGGDKHDQFKTKKAYFYWVTKEQGTFDWFKGVMNEVVEMDHNRVIEMHNYCTNVYEEGNARSLLISKLQSIILAKSGIDIVAGTRVKSHFGRPNWDTVFQTISTNHPDSKVGVFYCGAPATMRDLKKATKISHPNPAKFVLHKENF from the exons ATGGAGATGGAAGAATTACTGAAGATGAAATCCGGGAG CCTGAGTGCTAAAGCAAACAAGCTGTCAGTTAACAAAAAAGAGGAAGATATTTATGCAAAAGTAATTATGGAAGAATTAGACCCCAACAAGCTTGGGTACATCATG ATACAAGACTTGGAGAAGCTCCTACAGCCGGAGGACTTGGACGCGGACTACAGCCGGAATCTGAGCAAGCTGCCGAGTGAGATCCGCAGACCGCCAACGAAAATCGAGGTGCTCATCAAGCGGTTCTACAGAGGCGCTGCGTATTTTTTGGACGCAAATTGGCGGAGGGTGTGGGTGCTGGCGCTGTGGATTGGAGTTATGGCGGCGCTTTTCGCCTACAAATATGTGCAGTACAAAAACAAGGCGGCTTTCGAGGTGATGGGGCACTGCGTTTGTATGGCCAAAGGCGCGGCCGAGACGCTCAAGCTCAACATGGCGCTGGTTCTGCTCCCCATGTGCCGGAACACCATCACGTGGCTCAGGAACAGGACTAGCTTAGGCGCGGTTCTTCCCTTTGATGACAATATCAATTTCCATATG ATTGTTGCCACGGCGATCGGAATAGGAGTTGGAATACACGGGATAAGCCATCTGGCGTGCGATTTTCCGCGACTCATGCATGCGAGCCCGGAGGAGTACAAGAAGATGGCACCGTACTTTGGAGATGATCAGCCAAAGAGTTATTGGCATTATGTGAGAGGGCATGAGGGTGTGACAGGGATAGTGATGGTGGTTTTGATGGCTATAGCATTCACACTTGCATCACCATTTTTTAGAAGGAACAAAGTGCATCTACCAAAGCCTTTGGACAAGCTTGCAGGGTTCAATGCCTTCTGGTATTCACACCACATGTTCATCATTGTCTATACCCTTCTCATTCTTCATGGAATCAACCTATATATGACCCATGAATGGTACAACAAAACT ACTTGGATGTATGTTGCCATTCCTATCACAATTTATGTTGGAGAAAGATTGATAAGAGCCTTCAGATCCAGCGTCAAGCCAGTCAAGACCCTTAGG GTGGCATTCTACCCAGGAAAAGTGTTAGCACTGCACATGAAGCCTCATAAAGAAACATTCAGATATAAAAGTGGACAGTATATTTTTGTCAACTGTTCAGCTGTTTCTCCATTTGAATG GCACCCTTTTTCAATAACTTCAGCTCCTAGAGAAGATTATTTAAGTGTTCACATTCGGGATGCCGGTGACTGGACCAAAAAAATTCAGGAAGTATTCAGCTCAAAG GTACCTCGGCCGCCACTTACAGAAAAAAGTGGACATCAGTCAACCAAGTTTATTGATGTAGAAAATAATCATAA TATACCAAAAATACTAATCAACGGTCCTTACGGAGCACCAACACAAGACTACAAAAAATACGAAATTGTGGTACTAATAGGGCTGGGGATTGGCGCAACCCCAATGATCAGCGTGGTGAAGGACATCGCCACCAATATAAAAGCCATGGAGGATGAAGAGAACGCGATCGAGGAGGGAAGCCGTGGCGGTGATAAACATGATCAATTCAAGACGAAAAAGGCTTACTTCTATTGGGTGACTAAAGAGCAGGGTACGTTCGATTGGTTCAAGGGCGTGATGAATGAGGTTGTCGAAATGGACCATAACCGAGTCATAGAAATGCACAATTACTGCACAAATGTGTATGAAGAAGGGAATGCTCGTTCCCTCCTAATTTCTAAGCTTCAATCAATCATCCTTGCTAAAAGTGGAATCGATATTGTGGCTGGGACAAGGGTCAAGTCACACTTTGGTAGGCCTAATTGGGACACAGTCTTCCAAACAATTTCAACGAATCATCCTGATTCTAAAGTTG GAGTGTTTTATTGTGGGGCACCAGCAACGATGAGAGATCTGAAAAAGGCAACTAAAATTTCTCACCCGAACCCAGCCAAATTTGTACTCCACAAAGAAAACTTTTAA
- the LOC121791254 gene encoding 4-coumarate--CoA ligase-like, giving the protein MDTAARKDDVIFRSKLPDIYIPKHLPLHSYCFQNISKYRTKPCLINGGSGDVYTYEEVEALSRRAGAGLSRLGLRHGDTVMILLPNSPEFVFAFLGASYIGAVSTMANPYFTPAEVVKQAKASDAKLIITQACHVAKVNGYAKDNGVRVVLVDSPPPEASPADYLQFSELIAADESELPAVDFSLDDVVALPYSSGTTGLPKGVMLTHKGLVTSVAQQVDGENPNLYIHSDDVMICVLPFFHIYSLNSILLCGLRAGAAILVMQKFEIEPFLELIQNYKVTIGPFVPPIVLAIVKSPVVDKYDLSSMRTVMSGAAPLGKELEEAVRDKFPNAKLGQGYGMTEAGPVLAMCLAFAKESFEIKSGACGTVVRNAEMKIVDTESGASLGRNQPGEICIRGDQIMKGYLNDAEATERTIDKQGWLHTGDIGFIDEEDELFIIDRLKEIIKYKGYQVAPAEIEALLLNHPNISDAAVVSMKDEQAGEVPVAFVVKSNGSTITEDEIKQFISKQVIFYKRINRVFFIDAIPKNPSGKILRKDLKAILAATTPSPN; this is encoded by the exons ATGGATACCGCAGCAAGAAAAGATGACGTCATTTTCCGATCGAAACTCCCCGACATCTACATTCCCAAGCACCTTCCTCTGCATTCCTACTGCTTCCAGAACATTTCCAAGTACCGAACCAAGCCCTGCCTGATCAACGGCGGCTCCGGCGACGTCTACACCTACGAGGAGGTGGAGGCCCTCTCCCGAAGAGCCGGCGCCGGGCTCAGCCGCCTCGGACTCCGCCACGGCGACACCGTCATGATCCTCCTCCCCAACTCGCCGGAGTTCGTCTTCGCCTTCCTCGGCGCCTCCTACATCGGCGCCGTCTCGACAATGGCAAATCCCTATTTTACCCCTGCCGAGGTCGTCAAGCAGGCGAAGGCCTCCGACGCTAAGCTAATCATAACGCAGGCGTGCCACGTCGCCAAAGTTAACGGCTACGCTAAGGATAACGGCGTTAGGGTTGTGCTGGTGGACTCGCCGCCGCCGGAGGCCTCGCCGGCCGATTATCTGCAATTCTCGGAGCTGATTGCCGCGGATGAGAGTGAATTGCCGGCGGTGGATTTCAGCCTCGACGATGTGGTGGCGCTGCCGTACTCCTCCGGCACGACGGGGCTGCCCAAGGGGGTGATGCTCACGCACAAGGGGCTCGTCACGAGCGTCGCGCAGCAGGTCGACGGCGAGAATCCGAATCTGTATATTCACAGCGACGACGTGATGATCTGCGTGTTGCCGTTCTTCCACATTTACTCGCTGAATTCGATCCTGCTGTGCGGGCTCCGCGCCGGCGCCGCGATTTTGGTGATGCAGAAATTCGAAATTGAGCCGTTTCTGGAGCTGATTCAGAATTATAAGGTGACAATCGGGCCGTTCGTGCCGCCGATTGTTCTGGCGATCGTGAAGAGTCCGGTGGTGGATAAGTACGACCTTTCGTCGATGAGGACGGTGATGTCGGGGGCGGCGCCGCTGGGGAAGGAGCTCGAGGAGGCGGTGAGGGATAAGTTTCCTAATGCCAAGCTTGGACAG GGTTATGGAATGACGGAAGCCGGACCGGTGCTAGCGATGTGTTTGGCATTTGCGAAAGAGTCATTTGAGATAAAATCTGGTGCGTGCGGGACCGTGGTAAGAAATGCTGAGATGAAAATCGTTGACACGGAAAGTGGTGCTTCGTTAGGGCGCAACCAACCTGGTGAAATTTGCATCCGTGGTGATCAAATCATGAAAG GTTATTTGAATGATGCAGAGGCAACAGAGAGAACAATTGACAAACAAGGATGGCTACACACAGGAGACATAGGGTTcattgatgaagaagatgagcTTTTTATTATTGATCGTCTTAAGGAGATAATCAAGTACAAAGGCTACCAAGTTGCCCCTGCCGAGATTGAagccctcctcctcaaccatcCCAACATCTCCGACGCCGCTGTTGTCTC AATGAAAGATGAACAAGCGGGAGAAGTGCCCGTTGCCTTTGTTGTTAAATCAAATGGATCAACAATTACTGAGGATGAGATCAAGCAATTCATATCCAAACAG GTTATTTTCTACAAGAGAATTAACCGAGTATTTTTCATTGACGCCATCCCCAAAAATCCATCTGGAAAAATATTGAGAAAGGATTTGAAGGCAATATTAGCAGCAACTACACCTTCTCCAAACTGA